The Cyprinus carpio isolate SPL01 chromosome A5, ASM1834038v1, whole genome shotgun sequence genome has a segment encoding these proteins:
- the LOC109081228 gene encoding rho-related GTP-binding protein RhoG-like: protein MQTIKCVVVGDGAVGKTCLLISYTTNAFPDEYIPTVFDNYSTQTCVDGRAVSLNLWDTAGQEEYDRLRTLSYPQTHVFIICFSVASPSSHANVRHKWHPEVCHHCPGVPVLLVGTKRDLRGDKETLEKLKEQGMSPTTPQQGSALARSIGAVRYLECSALLQEGVREVFNEAVRAVLYPNAKKHAKKCVLL, encoded by the coding sequence ATGCAGACCATCAAGTGTGTTGTTGTTGGTGATGGTGCAGTGGGAAAGACCTGCCTGTTGATCTCCTACACTACTAATGCCTTCCCAGACGAGTACATTCCTACAGTTTTCGACAACTACAGCACTCAGACCTGTGTGGACGGCCGTGCCGTCAGCCTCAACCTGTGGGACACGGCCGGTCAGGAGGAGTACGACCGCCTGCGAACCCTCTCTTACCCGCAGACGCACGTCTTCATCATCTGTTTCTCTGTGGCCAGCCCTTCCTCTCATGCCAACGTCCGGCATAAATGGCACCCGGAGGTGTGCCACCACTGTCCTGGTGTGCCTGTGCTGCTGGTAGGCACTAAGAGAGACCTGCGAGGGGACAAGGAGACTCTGGAGAAGCTGAAGGAGCAGGGGATGAGTCCAACCACTCCGCAGCAGGGCAGCGCACTGGCCCGCAGCATTGGTGCGGTGCGATATCTGGAGTGTTCGGCCCTTCTGCAGGAGGGGGTCAGAGAGGTCTTCAACGAAGCAGTCAGGGCCGTTCTCTACCCCAATGCCAAGAAGCATGCCAAGAAATGTGTGCTGTTATAA
- the LOC109081227 gene encoding calcium uptake protein 2, mitochondrial-like: protein MATWGRLGVSWRSTVRRFWPLRNTGHGRAVGAGLLGSVVASGFIHYKTEPRRRLWPHIVYAEDAKKEEIRVPPVSMRRLRFNQFASIIYEEEPYMTPRDFLHSVMMEKVDCKLQKKMLTKADLDNMIRVASRAEAGNNMFRGIGDKGLISYTEYLFLLTILTKPQAGFHIAFKMLDVDGNEHVDKKEFQKLKKVIRPRKELLRQDGTELSDGVDEVNTTLQVFFFGKNGKEKLQHKDFCRFMEDLQAEVQEVEFLRFSKGMKTMRQEDFAEWLLHFTNEENNEAYWDNMKKRIPTGQSITFDEFKAFCLFINNLEDFAFSVKMINDASRPIGMAEFKRAVKIATGHDLSENVLDTVFKIFDLDGDNCLSHKEFLAVMKDRVLRGLRVQPQHGIFGYWKCVKRETLQGAQEALRETGSPF, encoded by the exons ATGGCGACTTGGGGCAGATTAGGCGTTAGTTGGCGGAGTACAGTGAGACGTTTCTGGCCTCTCAGAAACACAGGGCATGGTCGTGCTGTTGGAGCGGGTCTTCTGGGCTCTGTTGTAGCAAGCGGATTTATCCACTATAAAACTGAACCGCGACGCAGACTCTGGCCACACATCGTGTACGCGGAGGACGCGAAG AAAGAGGAGATCAGAGTACCACCGGTGTCCATGAGACGCCTGAGGTTTAACCAGTTTGCCTCCATAATCTATGAAGAGGAGCCATACATGACACCCAGAGACTTCCTCCATTCAGTCATGATGGAGAAGGTGGACT GCAAACTACAGAAAAAGATGCTGACTAAAGCA GATCTGGACAATATGATAAGGGTGGCTTCCAGGGCTGAGGCTGGAAACAACATGTTCAGAGGAATCGGAGACAAAG GGCTGATCTCTTACACAGAGTACCTGTTTCTCCTCACTATTCTCACAA AACCTCAAGCGGGATTTCATATTGCTTTCAAAATGCTTGATGTTGATGGCAATGAGCATGTGGACAAGAAGGAATTTCAGAAG CTGAAGAAAGTAATTCGACCGAGGAAAGAGCTTCTAAGGCAGGATGGGACAGAG CTTTCAGACGGTGTTGATGAGGTCAACACTACACTACAGGTGTTCTTTTTTGGGAAAAATGGCAAGGAAAAACTCCAACACAAAGATTTCTGCAG GTTTATGGAAGACCTGCAGGCAGAAGTGCAAGAAGTTGAGTTTCTGCGGTTTTCTAAAGGGATGAAGACTATGAGGCAGGAGGACTTTGCTGAATGGCTGCTTCACTTCACCAATGAAGAGAACAATGAGGCATACTGGGACAACATGAAAAAGAGGATCCCCACTGGACAG agCATCACCTTTGATGAATTTAAAGCATTCTGTCTCTTTATCAACAATCTGGAAGACTTTGCCTTCTCAGTCAAAATGATTAATGATGCCAGCAGGCCAATAGGAATGG CTGAGTTTAAGCGAGCAGTGAAGATAGCGACAGGCCATGACCTTTCAGAGAACGTTTTGGACACAGTTTTTAAGATCTTTGACCTGGACGGGGACAACTGCCTGAGCCATAAAGAGTTCCTCGCTGTGATGAAAGACCGAGTACTTCGTGGACTCCGG GTTCAGCCCCAACATGGTATTTTTGGTTATTGGAAATGTGTGAAAAGAGAGACACTGCAAGGAGCTCAAGAGGCTCTACGTGAAACCGGCAGCCCATTCTGA